Below is a window of Desmonostoc muscorum LEGE 12446 DNA.
ACTAATAAAAATGTTGTCAGGTAGATTAATGAGTCAAATTAATGGATTCGTAGGGCGACGTGATTTCTTGAAATTCGCAAGTGTGATGGGTATTGCGGTTACTGCTTTTGGCGATCGCTTTTGGAGTGCAGAACAAGCTGCTGCGGCTGATGTTCATCCAGTTAACCCTAATCCAGTCAGTCCTAATGAAGCTGTTAGACGCTTGCTCAATGGTAATCAAAGATTTGTTCATCAACAACGTAAATATCCCGATCAATCATTAGAACATCTACGATTAGTTGCTAAAGCTCAGTATCCATTTGCTGCAATATTAGGCTGTGCAGATTCTAGAGTACCTGCGGAAATTGTCTTCGATCAAGGACTTGGAGATTTATTTGTTGTGCGAGTGGCTGGTAATGTTGCTAGTGACATGGCTATAGGTAGTTTAGAATATTCTACAGCCGTATTAGGTTCGCAGTTAATTGTAGTTTTAGGTCATAAAAGATGCGGCGCAGTCACAGAAGCAATCAAAAACGAACCACTTCCTGGCAGAATTGGCTTTGTTGTTGAAAGCATCAAACCTGCTTTAGCTAACGTGAAATTGACAACTGCTAATACTAGTGATGATGCGGTTAAAGCGAATGTTAAATATCAGGCTAAAAAATTGGAAGAAAGCTCAGTAATATTAGCTAAATTACTCCGTGAAGGTAAACTAAAAATTATTGGCGCTTGTTACGATATTGACACTGGTGAGGTCAATATTGTTAATTAAACATCTTTTGGATGTAGAATTTTGAGTTTAATAATGTTTAAAAAAGTATTAGTTATATAGCTATTTTTGATTTGGTTAAGTACACAGATATAACCTAAGAATAGTAGACGAAACAACAATTTTAAACTTCTATCCTTTGCTGAACTTAGAAAAATACTCCTGATACAATTTCACAAAATACCTGCTACATATACATTGCTAGGGGGTACAGCTGTACGCCCCTACAGCTGATGAATTTATTGCAAAAATTTTTGAAAATGCTACTATGTGGCGATGCTTGAGTTGGGTTAAGCCAACGCAAACTCACGAAGATTCGCAAAAATCCAAAAGCCAAGCACAGCCGAAGCTTGTAACAAATAAACCCAGCAGAGGTCATATAACAAGACCACCTGCCAGGAAGGTATAGTTTATTCTGGCCATGTTTGATTAGGTTAGCGCTTATTTATCAAAAATAATGCGTATCCTCAGTTAGGATAACTAAAATGTTTGCAAAACTTAGTTAATAAACGTTAAGAAACAGGTTAATTTACAGTTAAGGCTAAATGAATGGGGAGTGGGGAGTGGGGAGTGGGGGAGCAGGGGAGGCAGGGGAGGCAGGGGAGGCAGGGGAGGCAGGGGGAGAAATAACCAATGCCCAATGCCCAATGACTAATGACTAATGACTAATGATTAATAATATAAGAAAGCGCTTCACACTTCTTAAATAATCAGCTTTACAAGAACTATGGCTAGAGACTTACGGGGATTCATTAAAATTCTAGAAGAAAGAGGACAATTACGGCGGATTTCAGCTTTAGTTGACCCTGATTTAGAAATTGCTGAGATTTCTAACCGGATGCTACAGAAAGGTGGGCCAGGGTTGTTGTTTGAAAACGTCAAAGGTGCTTCTTTCCCGGTGGCGGTAAATTTGATGGGAACTGTGGAAAGGATTTGTTGGGCGATGAATATGCAACGTCCAGAGGAGTTGGAAACTCTGGGGAAAAAGTTGAGTATGCTGCAACAACCAAAACCACCGAAGAAGATTTCCCAGGCGATAGATTTTGGTAAGGTGCTGTTTGACGTGGTGAAGGCGAAACCCGGACGGGATTTTTTCCCGGCTTGTCAGCAAGTTGTGATTCAAGGCGATGATTTAGATTTAACCAAGTTGCCTTTGATACGTCCTTATTGTGGTGATGCTGGCAAGATTATCACACTGGGATTAGTAATTACTAAGGATTGTGAGACGGGTACGCCAAATGTAGGGGTGTATCGTTTGCAACTCCAATCAAAAAATACGATGACGGTTCACTGGTTATCGGTACGGGGTGGGGCAAGGCATTTGCGAAAAGCGGCTGAACGTGGGAAAAAATTAGAAGTAGCGATCGCACTTGGTGTAGATCCTTTAATTATCATGGCAGCAGCTACGCCTATTCCTGTAGATTTATCAGAATGGCTGTTTGCTGGACTTTATGGCGGTTCGGGTGTGCAGTTGGCGAAGTGTAAAACTGTAGATTTGGAAGTTCCCGCAGATTCAGAATTTGTCTTGGAAGGAACGATTACACCGGGGGAAGTTTTGCCGGATGGGCCTTTTGGCGACCACATGGGTTACTATGGTGGCGTTGAAGATTCGCCTTTGGTTCGCTTCAAC
It encodes the following:
- a CDS encoding carbonic anhydrase, whose translation is MSQINGFVGRRDFLKFASVMGIAVTAFGDRFWSAEQAAAADVHPVNPNPVSPNEAVRRLLNGNQRFVHQQRKYPDQSLEHLRLVAKAQYPFAAILGCADSRVPAEIVFDQGLGDLFVVRVAGNVASDMAIGSLEYSTAVLGSQLIVVLGHKRCGAVTEAIKNEPLPGRIGFVVESIKPALANVKLTTANTSDDAVKANVKYQAKKLEESSVILAKLLREGKLKIIGACYDIDTGEVNIVN
- a CDS encoding UbiD family decarboxylase — protein: MARDLRGFIKILEERGQLRRISALVDPDLEIAEISNRMLQKGGPGLLFENVKGASFPVAVNLMGTVERICWAMNMQRPEELETLGKKLSMLQQPKPPKKISQAIDFGKVLFDVVKAKPGRDFFPACQQVVIQGDDLDLTKLPLIRPYCGDAGKIITLGLVITKDCETGTPNVGVYRLQLQSKNTMTVHWLSVRGGARHLRKAAERGKKLEVAIALGVDPLIIMAAATPIPVDLSEWLFAGLYGGSGVQLAKCKTVDLEVPADSEFVLEGTITPGEVLPDGPFGDHMGYYGGVEDSPLVRFNCMTHRKDPIYLTTFSGRPPKEEAMMAIALNRIYTPILRQQVSEIVDFFLPMEALSYKAAIISIDKAYPGQARRAALAFWSALPQFTYTKFVIVVDKDINIRDPRQVVWAISSKVDPVRDVFILPNTPFDSLDFASEKIGLGGRMGIDATTKIPPETDHEWGAALESDPDVAAMVDRRWVEYGLAELQLGEVDPNLFGYDMK